One genomic segment of Kiritimatiella glycovorans includes these proteins:
- the nqrA gene encoding NADH:ubiquinone reductase (Na(+)-transporting) subunit A, which produces MTEFRFKQGMRLPIEGVPASGITEWAASSFALCPLGLKPFKGKPAVREGDTVARGAPLLYNKRMESLVLRAPVGGRITSIAYGERRAIRRIEIRPEEAGDPVTFKSWDPGSIASLDRDTLASHLLDAGLWALIRQRPFARIADPASAPKAVFVNACATAPFRPDPSVVVEDGEDAFRAGLTAMAALTDGAVHVCSGPNFVPPLPEEAGGRIRHDVFRGPHPSGNTSVHIHHLAPIRAGETVYTIEAGDVVQIGRLLLGGELPKSKVIALGGPAAGDRNRTHYRIAPGAVLDELVRDAVGNTETRAISGDIFSGLAMEDSVVDRPGIHALSLLPEDRSRTFLGWTAPGWNAFSVHRLYPSALRKGHRWRLGTSTHGRPRAMVLTGWYDRYLPMKINIDYLVRAVIAHDVEEAIELGILETDPEDFAPAAFACPSKMELSEIIRRGLEEIEEEGL; this is translated from the coding sequence ATGACCGAATTTCGCTTCAAACAGGGCATGCGGCTACCCATCGAAGGGGTGCCCGCCTCCGGCATTACGGAATGGGCGGCCTCCTCTTTCGCGCTCTGCCCGCTGGGTCTGAAGCCCTTCAAGGGCAAACCCGCCGTCCGCGAGGGCGATACGGTCGCCCGCGGCGCGCCTCTGCTCTACAATAAGCGAATGGAGAGCCTCGTCCTGCGCGCCCCCGTCGGCGGTCGGATCACGTCCATTGCGTACGGAGAGCGGCGCGCGATCCGCCGGATCGAGATCCGGCCGGAGGAGGCCGGCGACCCGGTCACGTTCAAGTCATGGGATCCGGGGTCCATCGCGTCGCTGGATCGCGACACGCTCGCCTCGCACCTGCTGGACGCGGGCCTGTGGGCCCTGATCCGCCAGCGCCCTTTCGCGCGCATCGCCGATCCGGCGTCTGCCCCGAAAGCGGTTTTCGTGAACGCCTGTGCCACCGCGCCGTTCCGGCCCGACCCGTCGGTCGTGGTCGAGGACGGCGAGGACGCCTTTCGCGCGGGGTTGACCGCGATGGCCGCGCTCACGGACGGGGCGGTGCACGTCTGCTCAGGCCCGAATTTCGTGCCACCCCTCCCCGAAGAAGCCGGGGGACGCATCCGCCATGACGTCTTTCGCGGCCCTCATCCGTCGGGAAACACCAGTGTACACATCCACCACCTGGCCCCGATCCGGGCCGGTGAAACGGTGTATACGATCGAGGCGGGCGACGTAGTCCAGATCGGCCGGCTGCTGCTCGGCGGCGAACTCCCGAAGTCGAAGGTCATCGCCCTCGGTGGACCGGCGGCGGGCGACCGGAACCGCACCCACTACCGCATCGCCCCCGGTGCGGTGCTCGACGAACTGGTTCGGGACGCGGTCGGGAATACGGAGACCCGGGCGATCAGCGGCGATATCTTCTCGGGCCTGGCGATGGAGGACTCCGTCGTCGACCGCCCCGGCATTCACGCCCTCAGTCTGCTACCCGAGGACCGCAGCCGCACCTTCCTCGGCTGGACCGCACCGGGCTGGAACGCGTTCAGCGTCCATCGCCTCTACCCTTCGGCGCTGCGGAAAGGCCATCGCTGGCGGCTCGGCACCAGCACGCACGGCCGCCCGCGCGCGATGGTCCTCACGGGGTGGTACGACCGCTACCTGCCGATGAAGATCAACATCGATTACCTCGTCCGAGCGGTCATCGCCCACGATGTGGAAGAGGCGATCGAACTGGGCATTCTGGAAACCGACCCGGAGGATTTCGCGCCGGCGGCGTTCGCCTGCCCGTCGAAAATGGAACTCAGCGAAATCATCCGCCGCGGCCTTGAGGAGATCGAAGAAGAAGGGCTATGA
- a CDS encoding IS91 family transposase, whose translation MVDQVYRPRRPKASPLWQCLSGHFDAFLELYEEQYQPRYGFLRPIIPEVVNKFLDCGDLERGFARVRCDDCKHEYLLAFSCKGRWFCPSCHLPAPKRLRQAGQKKVQLFGALVTETILFPVPHRHFTFALPKMLRIYFRHDRDLLKDLCRIAHECLLEYLRTTLNLTEGLPGIVMAIHTFGEYLDFHPHLHALVADGLFVRSGLFYVLPDVSLKPLEELFRARVITFLVDKGLLPPERANMLRGWVHSGFNVHRSRRVQPDEREDLERLAQYIIRNPFAVEKMQVAEPNPSNPDLSACGHAQADGSIIYRSGLNPKIQRNFEVFSPCDFIAAITQHIPDKSFQLVRYYGWYSNKMRGQRNKQAAEEAKAPGQAVQIIDVSDHKPRRIPSPKWRELIKKVWEADPLLCPKCQKEMRIVSLIDDRAVIERILRHLGLWEQGVRVLPARAPPEVADRVIEPCFDDPFPDYDTEPVMMYANG comes from the coding sequence ATGGTGGATCAAGTCTATCGTCCGCGCCGGCCCAAGGCATCGCCCCTGTGGCAATGCCTTTCCGGGCATTTCGACGCGTTTCTGGAGCTATACGAGGAACAATACCAGCCCCGGTACGGCTTCCTGCGCCCCATCATCCCGGAGGTCGTCAACAAGTTCCTCGACTGCGGCGACCTGGAGCGCGGCTTCGCCCGCGTGCGCTGCGACGACTGCAAGCATGAATACCTGCTCGCCTTCTCCTGCAAAGGGCGCTGGTTCTGCCCCTCGTGCCACCTGCCTGCGCCGAAGCGGCTTCGGCAGGCAGGCCAGAAGAAAGTCCAGCTCTTCGGCGCGCTTGTCACCGAGACCATCCTGTTCCCAGTACCCCACCGGCACTTCACCTTCGCCCTGCCCAAGATGTTGCGCATCTACTTCCGCCACGACCGCGATCTGCTCAAAGACCTGTGCCGGATCGCCCACGAGTGCCTGCTCGAATACCTGCGCACCACGCTCAATCTAACCGAGGGCCTGCCCGGCATCGTCATGGCGATCCACACCTTCGGCGAATACCTGGACTTCCACCCGCACCTGCACGCACTCGTTGCCGACGGCCTGTTCGTGCGCTCGGGCCTGTTCTATGTCCTGCCCGATGTCAGCCTCAAGCCGCTGGAGGAATTGTTCCGGGCTCGGGTCATCACGTTTCTGGTGGACAAGGGGCTTCTGCCGCCCGAGCGGGCGAACATGCTGCGCGGCTGGGTACATTCCGGGTTCAACGTGCATCGCAGCCGACGCGTGCAGCCGGACGAGCGAGAGGATCTGGAGCGCCTCGCCCAGTACATCATCCGCAACCCTTTCGCCGTCGAAAAGATGCAGGTTGCCGAGCCCAACCCATCCAACCCAGACCTGTCTGCGTGCGGACACGCACAGGCAGACGGCTCGATCATCTACCGCTCCGGGCTCAACCCGAAGATACAGCGCAACTTCGAGGTCTTCAGCCCGTGCGACTTCATAGCGGCCATCACACAACACATCCCCGACAAGAGTTTCCAGCTTGTCCGCTACTACGGCTGGTACAGCAACAAGATGCGCGGCCAACGCAACAAACAGGCCGCCGAAGAGGCAAAGGCGCCAGGCCAGGCCGTGCAGATCATCGATGTATCCGACCACAAGCCGCGACGCATCCCGTCACCGAAATGGCGCGAACTCATCAAGAAAGTCTGGGAAGCCGATCCGCTGCTGTGTCCGAAATGCCAGAAAGAGATGCGTATCGTTTCTCTGATCGACGACCGGGCGGTGATCGAGCGCATCCTCCGCCACCTGGGCCTCTGGGAACAGGGTGTGCGCGTCCTACCGGCGAGGGCGCCGCCTGAAGTTGCCGACCGGGTCATCGAGCCCTGTTTCGATGACCCATTCCCGGATTACGACACCGAACCGGTGATGATGTACGCGAACGGCTGA